The Candidatus Nitrosocosmicus franklandus genome contains a region encoding:
- a CDS encoding glycosyltransferase, translating to MVLKILHLSDGSLPDWRIEKAAISSKNRGHKVYFAGSTPEPSYTRDVFSQIYNLKWNPKARYKLPYQWHILKKQMNKVLAEVRPDIIHAHNVFSAKMAKEINAYPVVYDNHEYWSKFLIYQYESSTGLGYDHTDGIDQIKRNITTLGNQIKKNLRKMWIEWEQEIITRYPSLVPSVSIKSDLSKISNKVFLLPNFPLKSEIERIEPPKRHDHFSSVYAGTSPFKGYQTPIKNIDGFIDLFDKGSLGKLSVIGWTCSDSEFIKYHGFMDRKDMFNEMEKNSAGFIPWKKHPFHRFCSPNKAFEYAHAGLIVLSTNSLQPIFDSLQDNVVGFDDYVDMVDKVKNLLSDLEQVFVKRLKTYEFARSNLLWENYEDNIFEAYRLA from the coding sequence TTGGTTCTTAAGATATTACATTTGTCAGATGGTTCGCTTCCAGACTGGAGAATTGAAAAAGCTGCTATAAGCTCCAAGAATAGGGGACATAAAGTGTATTTTGCAGGATCAACACCTGAGCCAAGTTATACAAGAGATGTTTTTTCTCAAATCTACAATCTAAAATGGAATCCAAAAGCTCGGTACAAACTGCCTTATCAATGGCACATTCTCAAAAAGCAGATGAATAAAGTCCTTGCGGAAGTAAGACCAGATATTATTCACGCTCACAATGTGTTTTCGGCAAAAATGGCCAAAGAGATTAACGCTTACCCCGTTGTTTACGATAACCATGAATATTGGTCAAAATTTTTGATTTATCAGTATGAAAGTAGCACTGGTCTCGGTTACGATCATACTGACGGCATAGACCAGATAAAACGTAACATCACAACACTTGGTAATCAAATCAAGAAAAATTTGCGTAAAATGTGGATTGAATGGGAACAAGAAATAATAACCCGTTATCCATCTTTGGTACCCTCCGTGTCAATAAAGTCGGATTTATCTAAAATTTCAAACAAAGTATTTTTGCTACCTAATTTTCCATTGAAGAGCGAAATTGAAAGAATCGAACCTCCAAAAAGACACGATCATTTCTCATCGGTGTATGCAGGAACATCTCCATTCAAAGGCTATCAAACGCCAATAAAAAACATCGATGGATTCATAGATTTGTTTGATAAGGGTTCATTGGGTAAATTAAGTGTGATCGGCTGGACGTGTTCAGATTCAGAATTTATAAAATATCATGGTTTTATGGACAGAAAAGATATGTTTAACGAAATGGAAAAAAACAGCGCCGGATTCATACCATGGAAGAAACATCCTTTTCATCGTTTCTGTAGTCCAAATAAGGCATTTGAATACGCTCATGCAGGTCTAATTGTGTTGAGTACAAACTCTTTGCAACCCATTTTTGATTCCTTACAGGATAATGTGGTGGGTTTTGATGACTATGTTGATATGGTAGATAAAGTAAAGAATCTACTTTCTGATTTGGAACAAGTATTTGTAAAACGCCTCAAAACCTACGAATTTGCACGCAGTAATTTGTTGTGGGAAAATTATGAGGATAACATATTTGAAGCATACAGACTAGCTTAA
- a CDS encoding class I SAM-dependent methyltransferase produces MNYNSSNENSNNDIKKYWEKRLNDNYGLHGTGYIGLGKNYNIWMYKVRKHIVNKKLQKFQSNFSSANVLDIGSGSGFYVDIWKHLGVKNITGCDITSVSVKNLSNKYPEGEFLEFDISSNVIPISKQFDYVTAFDVLFHIVDDEKYAKAISNIYNLLKPNGILFFSENFIHKKTARSRFQSTRSLDEIQSLLQRSGFQILERSPMFYLMNTPVDSDGVIINKFWHLVKKVASKGETFGRLVGGILYPFELMMISTKSESPSTEIMICKKQ; encoded by the coding sequence ATGAATTATAATAGTTCTAATGAAAATAGTAACAATGATATTAAAAAATATTGGGAAAAACGTCTCAACGATAACTATGGATTGCACGGTACTGGATACATTGGATTAGGTAAAAACTATAATATTTGGATGTATAAAGTTAGGAAACATATAGTAAATAAAAAATTACAAAAATTTCAGTCAAATTTTAGTAGTGCAAATGTGCTTGATATTGGATCAGGTAGTGGTTTTTATGTTGACATATGGAAACACTTGGGTGTAAAGAACATCACGGGGTGTGATATTACTAGTGTATCTGTTAAAAATCTCTCAAACAAATATCCGGAAGGCGAGTTTTTGGAATTTGATATCAGTTCTAATGTAATCCCAATATCGAAGCAGTTTGACTATGTTACTGCCTTTGATGTCTTGTTTCATATTGTTGATGATGAAAAATATGCAAAGGCTATAAGCAATATCTATAATCTATTAAAACCAAATGGTATACTTTTCTTTTCTGAGAATTTTATCCATAAAAAAACAGCAAGAAGTAGGTTCCAATCTACTCGTTCGCTTGACGAAATTCAGTCATTGCTTCAAAGATCTGGGTTTCAGATATTGGAAAGATCTCCTATGTTTTATTTGATGAATACTCCTGTGGATTCCGACGGCGTAATTATTAACAAGTTTTGGCATCTGGTTAAGAAAGTAGCAAGTAAAGGTGAAACCTTTGGACGGTTGGTTGGAGGTATTCTTTATCCGTTCGAATTGATGATGATTTCTACTAAATCAGAAAGTCCTTCTACAGAGATAATGATTTGTAAAAAACAATAA
- a CDS encoding methyltransferase domain-containing protein produces the protein MPSSQYYHISKIMEMIISLNPKSVLDIGSGFGKFGVLCREYLELWDGRQKYEFKRRIDCVEVFQQYISPLHQYIYNKIYNNDILDIAQELDIKYDLVLLIDVLEHFEKDDGSRLLRTLLKNNECILVSTPKNPSPQKDAFGNIHETHKSAWSPSELSSLGNIAFVRDDISWISVISLNSNVISNYNENIKRLRSHGKLPLETKLKRFAKQVPGVADTYKKLKVNRK, from the coding sequence ATGCCCTCTAGTCAATATTATCATATCTCAAAAATAATGGAAATGATAATATCTTTAAATCCTAAATCGGTATTGGACATAGGAAGTGGATTTGGTAAGTTTGGGGTGCTGTGTAGAGAATATTTAGAATTATGGGATGGCAGACAGAAATATGAGTTTAAAAGAAGAATAGATTGTGTGGAGGTCTTTCAACAATATATCTCTCCATTGCATCAATACATATACAATAAAATTTATAACAATGATATTTTAGATATCGCCCAAGAACTTGATATCAAATATGATCTAGTTCTGTTGATTGATGTTCTAGAGCATTTTGAAAAGGATGACGGATCAAGGTTGTTAAGGACCTTGTTAAAAAACAATGAATGTATTTTGGTAAGTACTCCGAAGAATCCCTCCCCTCAAAAAGATGCCTTCGGAAATATCCATGAAACACATAAATCTGCTTGGTCACCGTCTGAATTATCTAGCTTAGGCAATATTGCATTTGTAAGAGATGACATTTCATGGATATCTGTTATATCCCTAAATAGCAACGTTATATCAAATTATAACGAGAATATAAAACGATTGAGAAGCCATGGGAAATTACCCCTAGAAACCAAATTAAAAAGATTTGCAAAGCAGGTACCAGGAGTTGCCGATACTTATAAAAAATTAAAAGTGAATAGAAAGTAG
- a CDS encoding NAD(P)/FAD-dependent oxidoreductase, whose product MKIAIIGAGVAGSFLGSMLSKGDHEVTLFESNREESHWPVCAWGASKHMLEYFSNKAGLDFSKYIFHVGKKLKMSLPNQKTEYLNLDGLVTYNKKQWENDLLSNVNVEYGISCNRETFPKEKYDYVLDCTGFHRRFLPRAKEDFVIPAYEYLVENITDIDEFHVMGYKGARGYFWYFPLNNGTGFMGAGDIDRKYLGIKEFFAEHPQVRIVKKIGRPIRLAPPRLMEPFCDGNIIGVGESIGTVFPMLGEGIIPSLLSCEIFLQVLDKAENDKKKFDQREYREKVLKKFQYYYDVYKIVRLKMDGKLSTVKHFNLLMSMYKNMKKDEKRFGFEINFDKMRRLVNAL is encoded by the coding sequence TTGAAGATAGCGATAATTGGAGCTGGTGTAGCAGGTAGTTTCCTTGGCAGTATGTTGAGCAAAGGTGACCACGAGGTTACTCTTTTTGAATCAAATAGAGAGGAATCACATTGGCCAGTATGTGCTTGGGGCGCATCAAAGCATATGCTAGAATACTTCTCCAATAAAGCAGGTCTTGACTTTAGCAAGTATATATTTCATGTAGGGAAAAAATTGAAGATGAGTCTCCCAAATCAAAAAACAGAATACCTGAATTTGGATGGACTCGTTACCTACAATAAAAAACAATGGGAAAATGATCTTTTATCAAATGTTAACGTAGAATATGGAATTAGTTGCAACAGAGAGACGTTTCCTAAAGAAAAGTACGATTACGTATTAGATTGTACCGGATTTCATAGACGATTTTTGCCACGAGCTAAAGAAGATTTTGTGATACCAGCCTATGAATATTTGGTCGAAAACATTACAGACATCGATGAATTTCATGTTATGGGTTACAAAGGAGCCAGAGGATACTTTTGGTATTTTCCACTAAACAACGGTACCGGATTTATGGGTGCAGGAGATATTGATAGAAAGTATTTGGGCATAAAGGAATTCTTTGCTGAACATCCACAGGTAAGGATAGTAAAAAAGATTGGTAGACCCATAAGACTTGCACCTCCAAGACTAATGGAACCATTTTGCGATGGTAACATTATAGGTGTAGGTGAATCAATTGGAACAGTCTTTCCAATGCTGGGAGAAGGGATCATACCGTCACTCTTAAGTTGTGAAATATTTTTACAAGTTTTAGATAAGGCCGAGAACGATAAAAAGAAATTTGATCAAAGAGAATATCGTGAAAAAGTCCTAAAGAAATTTCAATACTATTATGATGTTTATAAGATTGTAAGGTTAAAGATGGATGGGAAATTAAGTACTGTAAAGCATTTCAATTTACTCATGAGCATGTATAAAAATATGAAAAAGGATGAGAAGCGATTTGGGTTTGAAATAAATTTTGATAAGATGAGAAGATTAGTAAACGCGCTTTAG
- a CDS encoding right-handed parallel beta-helix repeat-containing protein, protein MNNKIYLMAALIAFASVGALLIQPTVASAQSSMIDNILNSAIPSSNSNDNNQQSQSSDSNSSSSSSDNTSVAAPISTSLSCGQVIKQSVKLTANLDCKTDGIIVGADGITIDLNGFTLSGPGEKSSKVGIMFADNDEVTVQGPGTITKFQAGALFSGGEDNKISRVTFTGNEIAVFETGSKNVVIEDNLMFENSIGVAAHSSSGSKLTTNLFKANDLAGVTLVNSAKNELSMNTIQGSVNGIFLDGQSTENIINSNNVLQNRGVDLNNGNGLPTNINNNVFSDNNCNTSVPDGLCLGR, encoded by the coding sequence ATGAATAACAAAATATATCTCATGGCGGCATTAATTGCATTTGCATCTGTTGGTGCTTTGTTAATACAACCAACTGTAGCATCAGCACAAAGCAGCATGATAGACAATATTTTGAACAGCGCAATCCCATCTTCTAATTCTAATGATAATAATCAACAATCTCAATCAAGTGATAGCAATAGCAGCAGCAGTAGCAGTGATAATACAAGTGTAGCAGCTCCTATAAGCACTAGCTTATCATGTGGTCAAGTTATTAAACAAAGTGTAAAATTGACTGCCAACCTTGATTGTAAGACTGATGGTATAATTGTAGGTGCAGACGGCATTACAATCGATCTTAATGGATTTACCTTAAGCGGACCAGGCGAAAAGAGTTCTAAAGTTGGTATCATGTTTGCAGACAACGATGAAGTTACTGTTCAAGGTCCAGGAACAATCACTAAATTCCAGGCAGGTGCACTCTTCTCTGGTGGGGAAGATAACAAAATTTCAAGAGTTACATTCACCGGAAATGAAATTGCTGTCTTTGAAACAGGATCCAAGAATGTAGTAATTGAAGACAACCTAATGTTCGAAAACAGTATCGGTGTAGCAGCACACTCCTCCTCTGGTTCAAAATTGACAACAAATCTGTTCAAAGCCAATGATTTAGCAGGTGTAACATTGGTCAACTCTGCAAAAAATGAACTATCAATGAACACAATCCAGGGCTCTGTAAACGGTATATTCCTTGATGGTCAAAGCACAGAAAATATCATCAATTCAAATAATGTATTACAGAACCGCGGTGTAGATTTGAATAACGGTAACGGTCTACCAACCAACATAAACAACAACGTCTTTTCAGACAACAACTGTAACACATCTGTTCCAGACGGTTTATGTCTAGGTAGATAG
- a CDS encoding RNA-protein complex protein Nop10, producing MKHRIRICKKCLKYTLKDKCQNCNIETHDPHPPKFSLDDKYIRYRIMDAYADTSNSEKQ from the coding sequence ATGAAACATCGAATTAGAATTTGCAAAAAATGTTTAAAGTATACTTTAAAAGACAAATGTCAAAACTGCAATATAGAAACGCACGATCCACATCCACCAAAATTCTCTTTGGATGATAAATACATAAGATATAGAATTATGGACGCTTATGCAGATACATCGAATAGTGAAAAGCAGTAG